Part of the Pseudomonas lijiangensis genome is shown below.
CACCTATCGATCTGTACCGGGCGCTGCGCTGCTTCAACCCGACGCCCTACATGTACTTCTTCAACTTCGGCGACTTCCATGTGGTCGGCAGTTCGCCGGAAGTGCTGGTGCGGGTCGAGGACAATCTGGTCACCGTTCGCCCGATTGCCGGTACACGCCCGCGTGGTGCCACCGAAGAGGCCGACCGTGCCCTGGAAGAAGACCTGCTGTCCGACGACAAGGAAATCGCCGAGCACCTGATGCTCATCGATCTCGGTCGTAATGACACGGGTCGTGTTTCGGAAATCGGTTCGGTCAAGCTGACCGAGAAGATGGTCATCGAGCGTTATTCCAACGTCATGCACATCGTTTCCAACGTCACCGGCCAGCTGAAAAGCGGGCTGACGGCCATGGACGCCCTGCGGGCCATTCTGCCGGCAGGCACCTTGTCCGGTGCGCCGAAGATCCGCGCCATGGAAATCATCGACGAGCTGGAGCCCGTGAAACGTGGCGTCTATGGCGGTGCGGTGGGTTATATGGCCTGGAACGGCAATATGGACACTGCGATTGCCATCCGTACCGCAGTCATCAAAGACGGCGAACTGCATGTGCAGGCGGGCGGCGGTATTGTTGCCGACTCGGTGCCGGCCCTTGAGTGGGAGGAGACCATCAACAAGCGGCGTGCGATGTTCCGGGCCGTTGCTCTGGCCGAGCAGACGGCAGGGGATTGAGCTTCAAGCGGTAAGCTACAAGCTTGAAGTGAAACGCGGTGTCTGCCTTGAGGCGGCACCGCGTTTTTGTTCATGCTGCCCGTGCTTCTTCCAGGGCTTCGGCGGACAGTTGCTGGTTGTGGCGGTTGGCGTAGTTCTCGGCCATGACCGAGCAGACGATCAACTGCATGGGGTGGTAGATCATGATCGGCAGCAGGATCAGGCCCAGGCCCGGATTGGCACCGAAGATCAAGGCGGCCATGGGCGCTCCGGCGGCCAGGGATTTCTTGGTGGCGCAGAACACGGCTGCGACGCGGTCGCCATGATCGAACTTCAGGGCGCGGGCGGTGCGGGTCGTCATGAACAGGATCACGGCCAACAGCACGGCGGTGCCGATAAAGGCGGTCAGAATCACACTGCTGCCCTGGGCTTGCCACATGCCCGAAATCATCGAGTTGCAGAACGCCGCATAGACCAGCAACAGGATCACGATCTTGTCGATCAGGTTGGTGTACTTCTTGTGCCGGGCAAAGAACTTGCCTACCAGCGGGCGCACCAACTGGCCGATGACCAAAGGCAGCAGCAACATGCCGCACAGGTCCAGCAGTGTCGAACCCAGATCAATCCCGCCGGAACCGGTGCCCACCACCAGGCTGACCAGCCAAGGGGTGATGAAAATCCCCAGTACGCTGGACAGGCTGGCATTGAGAATCGCCGCAGGCACGTTGCCTTTTGCGCTGCCGGTCAGGGCGACCGATGAAGAAATGGTGGAGGGCAGTGCGCACAGGTAGAAGAAACCCAGCATCAGCAGGGCAGGGACATAGGCGCTCAGCAGCTTGTTGCTGACCAGCCAGAGAACCGGGAACACCACAAAGGTGAAGGCCTGGATCATGATGTGCAGGCGCCAGTTCTTGAGGCCGTTCCTGATCTGCTCGCTGGACAGGTTGACGCCATGCAGGAAGAACACCACGAACACGCCGATATTGATGACGTATTCGGCATGCATGCCGCCGCCCGTGGCGCCGAAGTGCGGGAAGAAGTAGGCCAGAACCGTCGCCAGGACCATTCCGCAGAGGAACCAGTCGGTCACGACGCGCTTGAGGTGTTTGAGTGCTTGCATAAGAGGCTCGCGCATTCTTTGTAAAAGTGAATGTCCGCAGGCTACTCTGTTGTCTTGTAGCCGTCTTGCGACATAAGGCCATTAGATGCCGAGTAACGGACAAAACACGTCACATCTTCCTACGGGCGAGCGGCACATACCGGTCTTGCAGGATTTGCCGCGCCCGCTTTATGCCCGTGCCGAAAGCCTGAGCGCCGGGTCCTGGACGCCGCCTCATCGCCATGACTGGGTGCAGTTTTCCTACGCCATCAGTGGCGTCCTGGGTGTACACACTGCAGAAGGCAGTTTCTTCGCGCCGCCGCAGTGGGGTGTGTGGGTGCCTGCGGGGCTGGAGCATCAGGTGGTGACGTCCATGCAGGCCGAGATGCGCAGTCTGTATGTGCGAACCCAGGATTCCGGTTGGGCGCCGGAGCGTTGCCGGGTGCTGGAGGTAACGCCGCTGGC
Proteins encoded:
- a CDS encoding bile acid:sodium symporter family protein is translated as MQALKHLKRVVTDWFLCGMVLATVLAYFFPHFGATGGGMHAEYVINIGVFVVFFLHGVNLSSEQIRNGLKNWRLHIMIQAFTFVVFPVLWLVSNKLLSAYVPALLMLGFFYLCALPSTISSSVALTGSAKGNVPAAILNASLSSVLGIFITPWLVSLVVGTGSGGIDLGSTLLDLCGMLLLPLVIGQLVRPLVGKFFARHKKYTNLIDKIVILLLVYAAFCNSMISGMWQAQGSSVILTAFIGTAVLLAVILFMTTRTARALKFDHGDRVAAVFCATKKSLAAGAPMAALIFGANPGLGLILLPIMIYHPMQLIVCSVMAENYANRHNQQLSAEALEEARAA